TTTTTCGAAGGCTGTGATTAATAGAAGTGAAAATAATACTCCGTGTGTCTTTAATAGGGATCATTTCTCTTATTTTTGTAGGTGGCTTCTTCTCTTTAAGTAAGTTCAGTCCCAAAGGAGGGGCAATAGAGCAACAACAGGGAAAGGTGAATCTGGATCAACCGATTAAAATAAAATTCGGCATGTGGGAAGCGAAGACAGATATCAAATTTTGGACGGAAAAGGTAAGAGACTACTCTAAAATTAAGCCTAATGTAACGGTTGAAGTAGAGACAATTCCCGATAATAGCGGTCAGTATTTAAAGGTTCGTTTAGCAGCCAATGATTTGCCGGATATTTTTTACCTGAAGCCAGATGACCTACTCACTTACAAAGCAGTACTTCTTCCACTGGATGGATTAACCGCAGCAAAAAACAATAAATATCCCGCTAGATTAGATCATTCCATTCTTGGTCTACCACTTGTATCCTTCTCTGAATATGTCTATTACCATCCAAGTATCTTTCAAGAGGCCGGCGTAGAGATTCCGCAAACGATGGATGAATTTATGGATGTGATGATGAAGATTAAAGCGCATGGCAAATATATTCCGATTGCGATTGGCGGGAAAGAGAATTGGACGTTTTATCCTTTCACTGAGTTCGGACCACCTCTACTATCCAAGGATGAGAATTATTTATCTTCAATCGCACAGACAAAACGCCCTTTCGGAAAAGGTTCTCCTTTCGAGAAAGCAGCAGTGATGATTAAGAAAATAGCAGAGAATGAACTAGCAGGGCCCGATGCACTCAATATTGGTGTGGATCAGGCAACGCTGCTGTTTCAAAATAATAAAGCGGCTATGCTTGCACTCGGTCAGTGGTACCTTAGAGATCATTTATCCAAAATGAAGGATGATAAAGATTTAGATGCGTTCACATTGCCCTGGAGAGAGACAACTTCAGAGCGTTTGCAGGCAATCACTATGCCAGATCAATATATGGCGATCAATAAAAATTCCAAAAATACGGAAGAAGTTAAAGCATTTTTGGAGTGGGTATTTAGCCGGGATGTTTACCAAGTGTATATTAATTATTCGCAAAATTCATCGACAGTGATCAATATTGAATCATTCCTGCCGTTCTTCAACAATGTTCAAGAGAAGCACCCCTTTGAGCCGTTTATGTACCTGGGGATCGATGAGAAGTTTGAAAAAGTAAAAAATGCCATACAGTTTGATGAAAAGAAGGCTGCACAAGAAATTTTTTCAGGTGCTGAGGTGTCCGATATTCAAGAAAAATTGAATGATGATTGGGAGATAGCGGTTGAGGCTTTGAGGTAATCCTATAGATCAATTATGGAGGGATTTATGATGAAATTTAAAGCTCTCATTGTTGATGATGAACCATTAGCTAGGTTAGCCCTCCGGGAGTATATATCCATTGC
This genomic stretch from Paenibacillus sp. FSL H7-0737 harbors:
- a CDS encoding ABC transporter substrate-binding protein, whose translation is MKIILRVSLIGIISLIFVGGFFSLSKFSPKGGAIEQQQGKVNLDQPIKIKFGMWEAKTDIKFWTEKVRDYSKIKPNVTVEVETIPDNSGQYLKVRLAANDLPDIFYLKPDDLLTYKAVLLPLDGLTAAKNNKYPARLDHSILGLPLVSFSEYVYYHPSIFQEAGVEIPQTMDEFMDVMMKIKAHGKYIPIAIGGKENWTFYPFTEFGPPLLSKDENYLSSIAQTKRPFGKGSPFEKAAVMIKKIAENELAGPDALNIGVDQATLLFQNNKAAMLALGQWYLRDHLSKMKDDKDLDAFTLPWRETTSERLQAITMPDQYMAINKNSKNTEEVKAFLEWVFSRDVYQVYINYSQNSSTVINIESFLPFFNNVQEKHPFEPFMYLGIDEKFEKVKNAIQFDEKKAAQEIFSGAEVSDIQEKLNDDWEIAVEALR